A section of the Lepus europaeus isolate LE1 chromosome 19, mLepTim1.pri, whole genome shotgun sequence genome encodes:
- the VPS9D1 gene encoding VPS9 domain-containing protein 1 isoform X2 yields MAAAAGDAAVKPLQSAMKLANGAIELDTGNRPREAYTEYLRSIHYISQVLLEEMERTKAGDAVPPDTPKMLKLAEQCLERAQSTAAKLGKTHLKPATPVAAPGPCPASRHRRVCSDEGGKLSPFLPPEIFQRLQVVEAHSSKRELTPLEEASLQNQKLKAAYEARMARLDPSQAMQKTSLTLSLQRQMMENLVIAKAREETLQRKMEERRLRLQEAANRRFCSQVALTPEEREQRALFAAILEYEQDHDWPKHWRAKLKRSPGDLSLVTSLVSHLLSLPDHPISQLLKRLQCAVYGALYPVVSRAAPGCCSLPPDTDGLLAPGSRRLRASQSLYCMLSPPEPSTAPGPPDGPLATPPTPPLHPGPPDREADDSPAGPPSPSPDASTRLPDKDSSFEDLEQFLATSERWSRGPAGQPEPQPPGVKREPLLERLQSTVKDIHSAIDRLLSLTLLAFESLNTAACKDRCLACIEEPFFSPLWPLLLALYRSVHRGREVALSRSMELYRNAPPTAIGIPTKLLPRDPQARGAAAYPYCTAAQELGLLVLESCPQKKLECIVRALRAICVCAEDYCRAQEATPEATPTPPASAAIGADDLLPILSFVVLRSGLPQLVSECAALEEFIHEGYLIGEEGYCLTSLQSALSYVELLPQGPLGK; encoded by the exons atggccgctgcggccggggaCGCCGCGGTGAAACCGCTGCAGAGCGCCATGAAGCTGGCCAACGGAGCCATCGAGCTGGACACCGGCAACCGGCCCCGG GAGGCGTATACGGAATACCTGAGGAGCATCCACTACATCTCCCAGGTGCTGCTGGAAGAAATGGAGAGGACCAAGG CCGGGGACGCTGTGCCCCCGGACACCCCCAAGATGCTGAAGCTGGCAGAGCAGTGTCTGGAGAGGGCCCAGTCGACGGCAGCCAAGCTCG GCAAAACGCACCTGAAGCCAGCCACGCCTGTGGCTGCTCCAGGCCCCTGTCCTGCCAGCAGGCACCGCCGTGTGTGCTCGGATGAAGGAGGGAAGCTGTCTCCTTTTCTGCCACCTGAAATCTTCCAGAGACTTCAGGTGGTGGAGGCACACAGCTCTAAGAG GGAGCTGACACCACTGGAGGAGGCCTCCCTGCAGAACCAGAAGTTGAAGGCTGCATATGAGGCCCGGATGGCACGTCTGGACCCCAGCCAGGCTATGCAGAAGACATCGCTG ACCCTGTCTTTGCAGCGGCAGATGATGGAGAACCTGGTGATCGCCAAGGCCCGGGAGGAGACG CTCCAGAGGAAGATGGAAGAGCGCCGGCTTCGGCTCCAGGAGGCTGCCAACAG GAGGTTCTGCAGCCAGGTGGCCCTGACCCCGGAGGAGCGGGAGCAGCGGGCCCTCTTTGCCGCCATCCTCGAGTACGAGCAAGACCAT GACTGGCCAAAGCACTGGAGAGCCAAGCTCAAGAGGAGCCCAGGGGACCTGTCACTGGTgaccagcctggtctcccacctgctcAG CCTCCCCGACCACCCGATCTCACAGCTCCTGAAGAGGCTCCAGTGTGCAGTGTACGGCGCGCTGTACCCCGTCGTGAGCAGGGCCGCCCCAGGCTGCTGCTCCCTACCCCCAGACACCGacgggctgctggctcctgggagcCGGCGGCTCCGGGCTTCACAGAGCCTCTACTGCATGCTGTCCCCTccagagcccagcacagccccagggccGCCAGACGGCCCCCTTGCCACTCCTCCCACGCCCCCGCTCCATCCTGGACCCCCAGACAGGGAGGCAGACGACAGCCCTGCTGGGCCTCCCTCACCTTCACCAGACGCCTCCACCCGTCTGCCGGACAAGGACAGCTCCTTCGAAGACCTAGAACAGTTCTTGGCCACATCTGAAAGGTGGAGTCGGGGCCCTGCAGGGCAACCTGAGCCACAGCCCCCAGGAGTGAAGAGGGAGCCCCTGCTGGAGCGGCTGCAGAGCACTGTGAAGGACATACACAGCGCCATCG ACAGGTTGTTGTCACTGACCCTTCTGGCCTTCGAAAGCTTGAACACAGCGGCCTGCAAGGACCGCTGCCTGGCCTGCATCGAGGAGCCCTTCTTCTCCCCACTgtggccactgctgctggcccTCTACAG GAGTGTGCACCGTGGCCGCGAGGTGGCGCTCAGCAGGAGCATGGAGCTCTACAGGAATGCACCCCCAACAGCCATTGGCATCCCCACCAAACTCCTCCCCAGGGACCCACAGGCCAGGGGGGCTGCCGCCTACCCCTACTGCACAGCAGCCCAGGAGCTGGGTCTGCTGGTCTTGGAGAGCTGCCCCCAGAAGAAGCTGGAGTGCATCG tgcgggccctgcGAGCCATCTGTGTCTGTGCAGAAGACTACTGCCGCGCCCAGGAGGCCACACCTGAGGCCACGCCCAcgcccccagcctctgctgccat TGGTGCTGATGACCTGCTGCCCATCCTGTCCTTTGTGGTGCTGAGGAGCGGCCTCCCACAGCTGGTGTCGGAGTGTGCGGCCCTGGAGGAGTTCATCCACGAGGG GTACCTGATTGGAGAGGAGGGCTACTGCCTGACATCACTACAGAGTGCCCTGAGCTATGTGGAGCTGCTGCCCCAGGGGCCCCTGGGCAAGTAG
- the VPS9D1 gene encoding VPS9 domain-containing protein 1 isoform X1, producing the protein MAAAAGDAAVKPLQSAMKLANGAIELDTGNRPREAYTEYLRSIHYISQVLLEEMERTKEAGDAVPPDTPKMLKLAEQCLERAQSTAAKLGKTHLKPATPVAAPGPCPASRHRRVCSDEGGKLSPFLPPEIFQRLQVVEAHSSKRELTPLEEASLQNQKLKAAYEARMARLDPSQAMQKTSLTLSLQRQMMENLVIAKAREETLQRKMEERRLRLQEAANRRFCSQVALTPEEREQRALFAAILEYEQDHDWPKHWRAKLKRSPGDLSLVTSLVSHLLSLPDHPISQLLKRLQCAVYGALYPVVSRAAPGCCSLPPDTDGLLAPGSRRLRASQSLYCMLSPPEPSTAPGPPDGPLATPPTPPLHPGPPDREADDSPAGPPSPSPDASTRLPDKDSSFEDLEQFLATSERWSRGPAGQPEPQPPGVKREPLLERLQSTVKDIHSAIDRLLSLTLLAFESLNTAACKDRCLACIEEPFFSPLWPLLLALYRSVHRGREVALSRSMELYRNAPPTAIGIPTKLLPRDPQARGAAAYPYCTAAQELGLLVLESCPQKKLECIVRALRAICVCAEDYCRAQEATPEATPTPPASAAIGADDLLPILSFVVLRSGLPQLVSECAALEEFIHEGYLIGEEGYCLTSLQSALSYVELLPQGPLGK; encoded by the exons atggccgctgcggccggggaCGCCGCGGTGAAACCGCTGCAGAGCGCCATGAAGCTGGCCAACGGAGCCATCGAGCTGGACACCGGCAACCGGCCCCGG GAGGCGTATACGGAATACCTGAGGAGCATCCACTACATCTCCCAGGTGCTGCTGGAAGAAATGGAGAGGACCAAGG AAGCCGGGGACGCTGTGCCCCCGGACACCCCCAAGATGCTGAAGCTGGCAGAGCAGTGTCTGGAGAGGGCCCAGTCGACGGCAGCCAAGCTCG GCAAAACGCACCTGAAGCCAGCCACGCCTGTGGCTGCTCCAGGCCCCTGTCCTGCCAGCAGGCACCGCCGTGTGTGCTCGGATGAAGGAGGGAAGCTGTCTCCTTTTCTGCCACCTGAAATCTTCCAGAGACTTCAGGTGGTGGAGGCACACAGCTCTAAGAG GGAGCTGACACCACTGGAGGAGGCCTCCCTGCAGAACCAGAAGTTGAAGGCTGCATATGAGGCCCGGATGGCACGTCTGGACCCCAGCCAGGCTATGCAGAAGACATCGCTG ACCCTGTCTTTGCAGCGGCAGATGATGGAGAACCTGGTGATCGCCAAGGCCCGGGAGGAGACG CTCCAGAGGAAGATGGAAGAGCGCCGGCTTCGGCTCCAGGAGGCTGCCAACAG GAGGTTCTGCAGCCAGGTGGCCCTGACCCCGGAGGAGCGGGAGCAGCGGGCCCTCTTTGCCGCCATCCTCGAGTACGAGCAAGACCAT GACTGGCCAAAGCACTGGAGAGCCAAGCTCAAGAGGAGCCCAGGGGACCTGTCACTGGTgaccagcctggtctcccacctgctcAG CCTCCCCGACCACCCGATCTCACAGCTCCTGAAGAGGCTCCAGTGTGCAGTGTACGGCGCGCTGTACCCCGTCGTGAGCAGGGCCGCCCCAGGCTGCTGCTCCCTACCCCCAGACACCGacgggctgctggctcctgggagcCGGCGGCTCCGGGCTTCACAGAGCCTCTACTGCATGCTGTCCCCTccagagcccagcacagccccagggccGCCAGACGGCCCCCTTGCCACTCCTCCCACGCCCCCGCTCCATCCTGGACCCCCAGACAGGGAGGCAGACGACAGCCCTGCTGGGCCTCCCTCACCTTCACCAGACGCCTCCACCCGTCTGCCGGACAAGGACAGCTCCTTCGAAGACCTAGAACAGTTCTTGGCCACATCTGAAAGGTGGAGTCGGGGCCCTGCAGGGCAACCTGAGCCACAGCCCCCAGGAGTGAAGAGGGAGCCCCTGCTGGAGCGGCTGCAGAGCACTGTGAAGGACATACACAGCGCCATCG ACAGGTTGTTGTCACTGACCCTTCTGGCCTTCGAAAGCTTGAACACAGCGGCCTGCAAGGACCGCTGCCTGGCCTGCATCGAGGAGCCCTTCTTCTCCCCACTgtggccactgctgctggcccTCTACAG GAGTGTGCACCGTGGCCGCGAGGTGGCGCTCAGCAGGAGCATGGAGCTCTACAGGAATGCACCCCCAACAGCCATTGGCATCCCCACCAAACTCCTCCCCAGGGACCCACAGGCCAGGGGGGCTGCCGCCTACCCCTACTGCACAGCAGCCCAGGAGCTGGGTCTGCTGGTCTTGGAGAGCTGCCCCCAGAAGAAGCTGGAGTGCATCG tgcgggccctgcGAGCCATCTGTGTCTGTGCAGAAGACTACTGCCGCGCCCAGGAGGCCACACCTGAGGCCACGCCCAcgcccccagcctctgctgccat TGGTGCTGATGACCTGCTGCCCATCCTGTCCTTTGTGGTGCTGAGGAGCGGCCTCCCACAGCTGGTGTCGGAGTGTGCGGCCCTGGAGGAGTTCATCCACGAGGG GTACCTGATTGGAGAGGAGGGCTACTGCCTGACATCACTACAGAGTGCCCTGAGCTATGTGGAGCTGCTGCCCCAGGGGCCCCTGGGCAAGTAG